From the genome of Mustela lutreola isolate mMusLut2 chromosome 16, mMusLut2.pri, whole genome shotgun sequence, one region includes:
- the LOC131818179 gene encoding LOW QUALITY PROTEIN: zinc finger protein 547-like (The sequence of the model RefSeq protein was modified relative to this genomic sequence to represent the inferred CDS: inserted 1 base in 1 codon; deleted 1 base in 1 codon) — protein sequence MECCPFLAADGGLVVFTDVAIHFSREEWGLLDEAQRSLYHSVMLETLALLSSLGCWHGAQDEAAPLKQGDSVGGSQVRTPTQKSQPWERCSMLWKDFLRWAERDGTRPERGPQTCGGKHLQHQKQQIREKLSRSGEGRRPFVKNCRGHVTETGFIRRDSGNAIPASSGLLQPQVPHVIRKPYWDTGGGEAFLNEQNYCKCTPCGKTFSHKHIFVDREKSPRRGKLYEYREFGRAFLRKSHPCQHLKGYDEDRLYENPECGRFFTQITGLGDHQSIHSNRRPFECNQCGKGFLRLSQLVGHQKIHTGERPYGCSECGKFFRNRSTLVRHQRVHTGERPHECSECGKAFTRKHKLAEHQKIHSGEKPYECSECGKAFSRKDKVLEHQKIHTGERPYKCGECGKAFSRKHKLAEHQKIHTGVRAFEWRECGKFFMDSSSLXHQRVHTGERPYECHQCGKFFRYCFTLIRH from the exons ATGGAGTGTTGCCCATTTCTGGCAGCTGATGGG GGGCTTGTGGTTTTTACGGATGTGGCCATACACTTCTCCCGGGAGGAGTGGGGGCTCCTTGACGAGGCTCAGAGAAGCCTGTACCACAGTGTGATGCTGGAGACCTTGGCACTTTTGTCATCGTTAG GTTGCTGGCACGGAGCCCAGGACGAGGCGGCCCCTTTGAAGCAAGGTGATTCTGTAGGAGGGTCACAGGTCAGGACTCCAACCCAGAAGTCCCAGCCTTGGGAGCGGTGTAGCATGCTCTGGAAGGACTTTTTGCGCTGGGCTGAGCGTGATGGAACACGCCCTGAGCGAGGCCCGCAAACTTGTGGGGGAAAGCATTTGCAGCACCAAAAGCAACAAATTAGAGAGAAACTTTCCAGAAGCGGTGAGGGGAGGCGTCCGTTTGTGAAGAACTGCAGAGGTCACGTGACAGAGACAGGCTTTATACGCAGGGATAGTGGGAACGCCATCCCAGCCAGCTCAGGCCTTCTCCAGCCACAGGTTCCTCATGTTATACGAAAGCCATACTGGGACACAGGAGGTGGAGAGGCCTTTCTGAATGAGCAGAATTATTGTAAGTGCACCCCGTGTGGGAAAACCTTTAgccataaacatatatttgtggACCGTGAGAAAAGCCCCAGAAGAGGAAAGCTTTATGAGTACCGGGAGTTTGGGAGGGCCTTCCTCCGAAAGTCCCACCCCTGTCAGCACCTGAAAGGCTATGACGAAGATCGGCTTTATGAGAACCCGGAATGTGGAAGATTCTTCACACAGATAACC GGCCTCGGTGACCATCAGAGTATTCACAGCAATCGGAGGCCTTTTGAGTGCAACCAATGTGGGAAGGGTTTCCTTAGACTTTCCCAACTTGTTGGTCACCAGAAAATCCACACGGGAGAAAGACCTTATGGTTGTAGTGAATGTGGAAAATTTTTTAGGAATCGCTCCACGCTCGTTAGACACCAGAGAGTTCACACTGGTGAAAGGCCACAtgagtgcagtgaatgtgggaaagcttTCACCCGCAAGCATAAACTTGCTGAGCACCAGAAAATCCACAGCGGCGAAAAGCCTTATGAGTGCAGTGAATGCGGGAAAGCCTTCAGCCGCAAAGACAAAGTCCTTGAACACCAGAAAATCCACACTGGAGAGAGGCCTTATAAGTGCGGTGAGTGTGGAAAAGCCTTCAGCCGCAAACATAAACTTGCCGAACACCAGAAAATCCACACTGGAGTGAGGGCTTTTGAGTGGAGAGAATGTGGGAAATTCTTTATGGACAGCTCCTCAT TTCATCAGagagttcacactggagaaaggccTTATGAGTGCCACCAATGTGGGAAATTCTTTAGGTACTGCTTCACACTCATTCGACACTAG